The following coding sequences are from one Candidatus Zixiibacteriota bacterium window:
- a CDS encoding superoxide dismutase [Fe] (SodB; iron binding; present under aerobic and anaerobic conditions; destroys free radicals), translating into MTHSLPDLPYAKDALAPHVSAETLEYHYGKHHLAYVTKLNELIRGTQYEDASLEEIIRKSEGGIFNNGAQVWNHTFYWHCLSPAGGGEPKGKLAEALTRSFGSFDKFKEQFTAAAVGLFGAGWVWLARKADGGLEIVPKGNAGNPLRDGQKPLLTCDVWEHAYYIDYRNLRAKYLETFWKLVNWEFVGKQFSA; encoded by the coding sequence ATGACCCATTCGCTGCCCGACCTGCCGTACGCAAAAGATGCGCTCGCGCCGCATGTTTCCGCCGAAACGCTGGAGTATCACTACGGCAAACACCACCTGGCTTACGTCACCAAGCTCAATGAGCTCATCCGGGGAACTCAGTACGAGGACGCCTCGCTGGAGGAGATTATCCGGAAATCGGAGGGGGGGATCTTCAACAACGGCGCCCAGGTGTGGAACCACACGTTCTACTGGCACTGTCTGTCGCCCGCGGGCGGCGGGGAACCGAAGGGCAAGCTCGCCGAAGCGCTCACGCGGTCGTTCGGGTCGTTCGACAAATTCAAGGAGCAGTTCACCGCGGCCGCGGTCGGGCTGTTTGGCGCGGGCTGGGTCTGGCTGGCGAGGAAAGCCGACGGGGGACTGGAGATCGTGCCGAAGGGAAATGCGGGGAATCCGCTGCGGGACGGTCAGAAGCCGCTGCTGACGTGCGACGTCTGGGAACACGCCTATTACATCGACTACCGCAACCTCCGGGCGAAATACCTGGAAACATTCTGGAAACTGGTGAACTGGGAGTTTGTCGGAAAGCAGTTTTCGGCGTAG